The Gossypium hirsutum isolate 1008001.06 chromosome D07, Gossypium_hirsutum_v2.1, whole genome shotgun sequence genome includes the window GGGGGATATTGAATGGGAATCATCCATCTCTCTGATACCTAGATCGCCACTTCCTAGATAGTCATTGCTGACACCAACATCACAAGAAGTTATTGCTCCAGTTACCTGGTCTTCCTTGTTCCTTTCTAATCCTTTAGATGAAGTAGCTTCACAAAGGAGCTCAATGTCATGGTTGCACTGTGAATCAGTAGAAATTGAGGGCTCCTTCTCCACATGTAGGCACTCAGCCATCTCATGAACACAATTCTGCAGTGCAGGTGGAATTCCACATGGAGAACTGGAATTTGCCAATCCCCTTTGACGGGCAACACCTTTAGCATGTCGAAGATTGCTTTCAGCCAGCAACTCTTCAGAAGAGAAGATTTCTCCACGTAATAAGCAATCAGTTGAATGTGATTCATAATTATCCTGGAAAAATGTTTCTACTACAATGCATGGATCAGGAAGTGGTAGCTGTTGAACTGTTTTTTTAGTTACATCATTGACATGTGTGTGCTGGTTGTCAGCTTCTGAAGCATTCAGAATACCACTGCTGCCTTCAAGAGATAAATCAAATTCAAAAGAATCCTTTTGTGCATCTGCTACATGTGATTGCTCATTTAAATCATTAGCCCCAACAGAACCATCATTTCCTTGAATTCTGCCCCCATAACGAGATAAACCATCATTCCTTTCCAGTTCACTAGCATTGCAATCTCTGACGTTTGGACAGATACCTTTATTCTGCACACTGTCAGAACAAAGAAATTCTTCTAAAGGTTCTCCCTCCTTGACCAAGGCACCATCATTATTAATATGTGGTCTCTCATTCTCATTGCTTGCCTGATCATCTTCAAAGGTGCAAGGTTTTGCATGTTCAGCTTGTTTGCTTGAATGTTCATGCCTGTTATGAATGCTAATCCGGTCACTGTTTAATATTGGAGAACCATGTATGTTACTACTATTCACATCACAAGAATGCAACTGCGGAAGGAGATCAAAATCTTTGGTCAACGAATTATTCTGTTCATTTCCTGAAAGTTGGTTGCCAGCATTATCAGCCTTCAAGGCACTTTTTACCTGCAGGCCATGGTAAGAGAAAAAATGGGGATCTTTAAATTCACTGCCAATTTGATACAGACTTCTGGGGATAACAAGGTCTTCTCCCTTACAATCTAATTTCACTTCTTCAGAGGACTCGCTTTGCAGGAGTAACTTGTCATCAGTACACTGAAATTCTACTTTCTCACTTTGCTGCTTAAGATCACTGTCAGTGGCGTGCAATTGTTGCTGATTATTAGTTAATTCATGATTGTAAGAATTACAAGGAACCCTCACTGCCATCCTTGGGATTTTACTTGTTCTAGAATCGGGTCTGATGTCTTCACATAAAGAACTAGCACTCGATGGAACAGACAGTTCTATGCTTGACATCCTTGCATTAGCAATTGCTGCTACATCATTAGCCACTACATGTACTTTCATAGATGGAGTGGAGATCTCAAAAGTAGAATTTAAGACACCAAGCTTCAGCAAATTAGGAATATTAGACTTTGGGTTATTGCGTTGTTGGGAGCTGCTTTGTATATTATGTGAAGCATTAATCTTTGACTGCAAAACAAGATCATGAATCAATCAGAAAAAGGGGAGAACCTCCACTGATACTTCTAAAAATCCtaaatacatcaaaatttactgTTGACGTAAGTGAGATTAGCATACCTGAGTAAAAAATCCCAATGATGGTGAAGGCATCCGCAAGCCCGATGGTTTTACAGTTTGTTGTGCATATTGAGTGTTTCCACCAATATGGCAAACACTTTCAGGAAGAGAAGCAATTTTGTTGAAACCAGCTTCTTTATCTATAGATCCATGACCAGAAGCCACAACAGGATCTTTGTTGACCTTTAAGCCATTATCTACCTTGTTCTCTAATGGATTCTGTGATAGGGCTGATGAATGACTTGACAATCCAGAGCTTTTCTGTGCAGAAAAAAGAGAAATTGAAGATAAGAAGTGTTTCTTAGTTTCAAAAGGAAGGCAAAGGACCACAAAATTGTTAGTCATCATTTAGTTCCCAAAAAATTTCATAAACAAAGACATTCAAAAGCTTTAGTCTCACCATATTTCTTTTAGGCTGTATAATGGAGGATTTTGTGATTTGAGATCTACTAGAAAGACTAGATTTTGCATCATTTTGAGTAGTTTTAGTACTTTTGTTGGAAACCGCCAATCCAATGCTTCTGTGGGCACTGACTGCTGTACAAGAAAAGAAACCGAcccaaaaaaaatatcaaatttcatattacaCATGTCAAATATAAATCCAAAAGTTGTGCACGTATCAGACCATGGAAGTGCAACAGagtgaaaaagaaacaaagataATCATGTTACGGAAAGGTGCAAAACTATCAAATGTATAGGTTACTTTAACCCAAAAAAGTTAATTTAACATGACAAATACAAACCAAGGAGGAATTCCAGAAAACAATTATACGCCCTATTACCTGCTGGAGCACTCTGATTTCGCTTTGGTTTTTTTAAGTTTGGAGAACTCCTGGCAGTTGAAGACTCTGACTTTGGAGCAGGTATTTTAGAAACTTTTGGCTCCTTAACAGCCGTTTTTGTCGTGCTCACATTTGCAGGTCTTTTAGGAGTGAGGGAAAGTCAAGGTAAACTCTTCAATAAATCAGAATAGATAATGAAAAAGTAAAGATAATAAGCATTCAAAAAAATTAGCCACGATTTCTTAACAATTCACCAAAACCATAACTAGGAAGGATATGCAGAAGACA containing:
- the LOC107954253 gene encoding uncharacterized protein isoform X2 produces the protein MEGDLLEISEEDNDSLLLQHQQIQTDVVSSFDSSFFSCSPLHFPISNPTDVKARCPTFSSNINKENISNTETKSELPKLSLEPHHMKRKKKVGGYNLRKSLAWDRAFFTEEGVLNSTELSLISGNFSKLSGEKLLTIEEEPGELLSGDSSDLQALESNLFKELPLNNSNAKEEKKIGISSLRQKSSGSASRFMVKQNVLSDHAVNRSGSKRSGCPRPVMSSAPKRPANVSTTKTAVKEPKVSKIPAPKSESSTARSSPNLKKPKRNQSAPAVSAHRSIGLAVSNKSTKTTQNDAKSSLSSRSQITKSSIIQPKRNMKSSGLSSHSSALSQNPLENKVDNGLKVNKDPVVASGHGSIDKEAGFNKIASLPESVCHIGGNTQYAQQTVKPSGLRMPSPSLGFFTQSKINASHNIQSSSQQRNNPKSNIPNLLKLGVLNSTFEISTPSMKVHVVANDVAAIANARMSSIELSVPSSASSLCEDIRPDSRTSKIPRMAVRVPCNSYNHELTNNQQQLHATDSDLKQQSEKVEFQCTDDKLLLQSESSEEVKLDCKGEDLVIPRSLYQIGSEFKDPHFFSYHGLQVKSALKADNAGNQLSGNEQNNSLTKDFDLLPQLHSCDVNSSNIHGSPILNSDRISIHNRHEHSSKQAEHAKPCTFEDDQASNENERPHINNDGALVKEGEPLEEFLCSDSVQNKGICPNVRDCNASELERNDGLSRYGGRIQGNDGSVGANDLNEQSHVADAQKDSFEFDLSLEGSSGILNASEADNQHTHVNDVTKKTVQQLPLPDPCIVVETFFQDNYESHSTDCLLRGEIFSSEELLAESNLRHAKGVARQRGLANSSSPCGIPPALQNCVHEMAECLHVEKEPSISTDSQCNHDIELLCEATSSKGLERNKEDQVTGAITSCDVGVSNDYLGSGDLGIREMDDSHSISPLGLIDDIIDLKNVEGNPYYLSANCNSTILEPGEKITCNFDAPAMLTNSSLDKQNDCETIAQDEVIQSSCEDGNNFQENQILEACNCLFSVERQLLEESRHFDDSDSCADIGPRDKIVIRAVEGPDLSQVQTYDPYDDCADGGNETANGSFWKDVCLQSFDGGLSFDSCKTNLFTSAETSNSAVIENLNKPPELQSDVTVMPEQGKFGLSTTEEISSHIKITLSDDNCDACNDMTRPYNEQSGQVTTLNVELSSLSEDQISGAGNSCKLQAFCSLDEEPTSSINTSHISSNGSLLQEEVNRLENDVPEESNSSAIPVEVKGTTLVDTKQVAPVVRPPLNAVPFSDEWLAAFESAGEEVLTMKSGAVQNSPKDKSLPEPSPWSPVRKKNNQKMGPFDCTKFTNTNIPPGFE
- the LOC107954253 gene encoding uncharacterized protein isoform X3 — encoded protein: MEGDLLEISEEDNDSLLLQHQQIQTDVVSSFDSSFFSCSPLHFPISNPTDVKARCPTFSSNINKENISNTETKSELPKLSLEPHHMKRKKKVGGYNLRKSLAWDRAFFTEEGVLNSTELSLISGNFSKLSGEKLLTIEEEPGELLSGDSSDLQALESNLFKELPLNNSNAKEEKKIGISSLRQKSSGSASRFMVKQNVLSDHAVNRSGSKRSGCPRPVMSSAPKRPANVSTTKTAVKEPKVSKIPAPKSESSTARSSPNLKKPKRNQSAPAAVSAHRSIGLAVSNKSTKTTQNDAKSSLSSRSQITKSSIIQPKRNMKSSGLSSHSSALSQNPLENKVDNGLKVNKDPVVASGHGSIDKEAGFNKIASLPESVCHIGGNTQYAQQTVKPSGLRMPSPSLGFFTQSKINASHNIQSSSQQRNNPKSNIPNLLKLGVLNSTFEISTPSMKVHVVANDVAAIANARMSSIELSVPSSASSLCEDIRPDSRTSKIPRMAVRVPCNSYNHELTNNQQQLHATDSDLKQQSEKVEFQCTDDKLLLQSESSEEVKLDCKGEDLVIPRSLYQIGSEFKDPHFFSYHGLQVKSALKADNAGNQLSGNEQNNSLTKDFDLLPQLHSCDVNSSNIHGSPILNSDRISIHNRHEHSSKQAEHAKPCTFEDDQASNENERPHINNDGALVKEGEPLEEFLCSDSVQNKGICPNVRDCNASELERNDGLSRYGGRIQGNDGSVGANDLNEQSHVADAQKDSFEFDLSLEGSSGILNASEADNQHTHVNDVTKKTVQQLPLPDPCIVVETFFQDNYESHSTDCLLRGEIFSSEELLAESNLRHAKGVARQRGLANSSSPCGIPPALQNCVHEMAECLHVEKEPSISTDSQCNHDIELLCEATSSKGLERNKEDQVTGAITSCDVGVSNDYLGSGDLGIREMDDSHSISPLGLIDDIIDLKNVEGNPYYLSANCNSTILEPGEKITCNFDAPAMLTNSSLDKQNDCETIAQDEVIQSSCEDGNNFQENQILEACNCLFSVERQLLEESRHFDDSDSCADIGPRDKIVIRAVEGPDLSQVQTYDPYDDCADGETSNSAVIENLNKPPELQSDVTVMPEQGKFGLSTTEEISSHIKITLSDDNCDACNDMTRPYNEQSGQVTTLNVELSSLSEDQISGAGNSCKLQAFCSLDEEPTSSINTSHISSNGSLLQEEVNRLENDVPEESNSSAIPVEVKGTTLVDTKQVAPVVRPPLNAVPFSDEWLAAFESAGEEVLTMKSGAVQNSPKDKSLPEPSPWSPVRKKNNQKMGPFDCTKFTNTNIPPGFE
- the LOC107954253 gene encoding uncharacterized protein isoform X1, which produces MEGDLLEISEEDNDSLLLQHQQIQTDVVSSFDSSFFSCSPLHFPISNPTDVKARCPTFSSNINKENISNTETKSELPKLSLEPHHMKRKKKVGGYNLRKSLAWDRAFFTEEGVLNSTELSLISGNFSKLSGEKLLTIEEEPGELLSGDSSDLQALESNLFKELPLNNSNAKEEKKIGISSLRQKSSGSASRFMVKQNVLSDHAVNRSGSKRSGCPRPVMSSAPKRPANVSTTKTAVKEPKVSKIPAPKSESSTARSSPNLKKPKRNQSAPAAVSAHRSIGLAVSNKSTKTTQNDAKSSLSSRSQITKSSIIQPKRNMKSSGLSSHSSALSQNPLENKVDNGLKVNKDPVVASGHGSIDKEAGFNKIASLPESVCHIGGNTQYAQQTVKPSGLRMPSPSLGFFTQSKINASHNIQSSSQQRNNPKSNIPNLLKLGVLNSTFEISTPSMKVHVVANDVAAIANARMSSIELSVPSSASSLCEDIRPDSRTSKIPRMAVRVPCNSYNHELTNNQQQLHATDSDLKQQSEKVEFQCTDDKLLLQSESSEEVKLDCKGEDLVIPRSLYQIGSEFKDPHFFSYHGLQVKSALKADNAGNQLSGNEQNNSLTKDFDLLPQLHSCDVNSSNIHGSPILNSDRISIHNRHEHSSKQAEHAKPCTFEDDQASNENERPHINNDGALVKEGEPLEEFLCSDSVQNKGICPNVRDCNASELERNDGLSRYGGRIQGNDGSVGANDLNEQSHVADAQKDSFEFDLSLEGSSGILNASEADNQHTHVNDVTKKTVQQLPLPDPCIVVETFFQDNYESHSTDCLLRGEIFSSEELLAESNLRHAKGVARQRGLANSSSPCGIPPALQNCVHEMAECLHVEKEPSISTDSQCNHDIELLCEATSSKGLERNKEDQVTGAITSCDVGVSNDYLGSGDLGIREMDDSHSISPLGLIDDIIDLKNVEGNPYYLSANCNSTILEPGEKITCNFDAPAMLTNSSLDKQNDCETIAQDEVIQSSCEDGNNFQENQILEACNCLFSVERQLLEESRHFDDSDSCADIGPRDKIVIRAVEGPDLSQVQTYDPYDDCADGGNETANGSFWKDVCLQSFDGGLSFDSCKTNLFTSAETSNSAVIENLNKPPELQSDVTVMPEQGKFGLSTTEEISSHIKITLSDDNCDACNDMTRPYNEQSGQVTTLNVELSSLSEDQISGAGNSCKLQAFCSLDEEPTSSINTSHISSNGSLLQEEVNRLENDVPEESNSSAIPVEVKGTTLVDTKQVAPVVRPPLNAVPFSDEWLAAFESAGEEVLTMKSGAVQNSPKDKSLPEPSPWSPVRKKNNQKMGPFDCTKFTNTNIPPGFE